The Psychrobacillus sp. FSL K6-2836 nucleotide sequence TTAATCGTGCTAAAGCTGATTGTTTAGACTTTCAAGATGTAAGAACAATTGAAGATGTCATTTTTCAAGTTCAAGGAGGAAATTATTCTTTTGAAGCAGTTCAAAAAGGTAATTTGTTTTATGAAAGAGCGAGATCTGTTGAAAAAAGATTAGCAAAAAAGGCTTTGGATTATTGGAGAGAACATCCAGGGAAATATGCACTATGGTATTTTAATCCATATGCACCTTGCCCTCCTACATGGTATGATCAACCTTTTGCGGGTCAATATAAACAACATTGTTATTATGAACCAGCACCTGGAACTTGTGAAAGTGTTTATATGGGGTAAGGAACAATTTAATTTACTTTACTTGATTTGTATTTAAACAACTTTAAAGAGCCATACTACATAGTCTAATGTAGTATGGCTCTAGTTTTATGAAAAGAAAATTAAATGATATATTCAACGCCTTATTTGTAAAGTAATTGTAAAATATAAAAAAATGTGAGAAAAGTCACTGTGGACAAATTGCCTATTTGCTAGCATATATTATAATGCTTTATAATTAGGAGGTTTGAAATGTTTTGGAAAAAACGAAATTTGCCAGCAATCAATCTGTTAAATAATCCTGAAGTTCACTTAGCAATTCGAGATACAGACATTCTATCTCAGTTACAGTTGATTGATTTCTCCGAAAAAGATCTAGCAAACCTTAAACAAATGGAGTCATTCATGGTGCCTTACATTCCCGGAGCAGTGAAGAACTTCTACGATTCCCTAATGGTAAATGAAAAATTAGTGGATATTATCAATAAACATAGTTCACGCGATCGTTTAGAACAAACATTGGTAAAGCACTTAGAAGAATGGTTTACCGGAGTTTTGAACGAGCAATACATAGAAAAACGTAAGAAAATTGCTAAAATGCATGTGCATATTCAGCTAGAAACGAAAAGCTATTTAGGCGCTTGTTATCAGCTTCAAAATAGTTTGGTTGAGAAGATACTATTAACTCAACTGCCAATAGAGCCACAAATCCAATTTGTATCATCTTTAAACAAGATAATTAGCTATGAGCAACAATTAGTTGTGGAGGCTTACGATCAATATGCGGAAGAGCAAGCAAAGGAAAAAGAAGGTGAAATAAAAAGAGCAATCAAAGAGACATTGGGAAATATCGTTACTAACCTAGAATATCAATCTTCCGAAACAACTACCTCTGTAGAAGAGCTAGTTGGAACGACAAAAGAAGTGGAGACTGAGGTGGCAAAAAGTATCGAAACCTCCAATAAGGCGATTGAAAAGGCGGAAACTGGCAAGCAAATTATAAAAACCTTAACTAGTCATTCGCAGGAAATATACGGCAAAACAAATTCCATGTCAGGTTTAATCGATAAATTAAACCAATCCTCTCAAGAAATTTTGAATGTTGTAAAAATAGTCAAAGACATAGCGATAAAAACAAATTTACTAGCATTAAACTCAGCTATAGAAGCAGCGAGAGCAGGTGAGTATGGAAAGGGTTTTGCTGTAGTTGCGGAGGAAGTGCGTAGGCTTGCCGAACAAACCAAGAATTCTGTAGAGCAAATCGACTTGCTAATTGGAGTCTCGAACGATGCGCAATTGGAAGTTGTAAAATCTATTGAGGATGTACAGCGTTTAGCAAATATAGGTTTGAAAGAAAGTGACCAAACAGCCTTATCCTTAGCGAGTATTTCCATCATGATTCAAGAAGTAGCAGCTGACGCTGAGATAGTCGGCAAGGATATTAATGACTTAACATTTGCAGTTGAATCTATTGGAGCGGCGTCCATTCAAATACTAGAGTCTACAAAACTTTTAGATGAGACAATTCAAAAAATTTAGTTAATCCTTGTAAGCTTATCAGGTGAATATGTCGTAAACCTTAGACCTTCTATGGGCGGTTGGTTGCAGTTTTAGAGCTATTTGCGAAGCTTTAAGGGTTATTATTTGGTTTAAGGGCTTGCAGTACAGATATGGGCTGTATAAGAAGGCTTAAGGGCTATATTAGTAGTTTTACCGGGCTTTACTACTCATCTCACAAGACTCACGTACTAAGAAAACGAACTCTAGTAAAATATCTATTTCGCAAACCGAAATAATGTGATAGTATTGTCTAATCTAAGAGTTGTGAGGAAAAAATGATGAGAATAAGAGATTGGGATCGTAGTTTGAAGGTCCGTTTGTTTGGAGAGTTTTTTAGTAATTTAAGTTTTTGGATGGTATTTCCCTTTTTAGCGATTTATTTTGCTGATGAATTTGGTACGAGTATGGCAGGGATTTTACTCGTTGCATCGCAAGTATTTTCGGTTGGTTCTAATTTAATCGGAGGTTATTGTGCAGATAGATTTGGTCGAAGGACAATGTTATTTTTCTCTGCAACTGCAGAAGGGCTAGCATTTATTTTATTTGCTTTTGCGAATTCTCCATGGTTCGATTCACCGATGCTAAGCTTTGTGGCCTTTACGATTGCAGGTATGGCTGGTTCCTTGTATCATCCTGCAAGTCAAGCAATTGTCGCAGATGTTGTGCCAGAGAAGGACAGAAGTACTGTATTTTCGGTGTTCTATACGTCCATAAATATTTCGGTAGTTATTGGACCAATAGTAGGAGCGGTATTATTCTTTAATTACCGTTTTGTGCTTTTATTGGTTTCTGGAATTATTTTCTGTTTGGTTGGATTGGCCATTAGATTTTTAACAGAAGAGACGTTACCGACTGATGTACGGGCACAGATGGC carries:
- a CDS encoding cell wall hydrolase, with translation MPRVNYRSKDVDLMARMMRAEAEGEGKQGMLYVGNVIVNRAKADCLDFQDVRTIEDVIFQVQGGNYSFEAVQKGNLFYERARSVEKRLAKKALDYWREHPGKYALWYFNPYAPCPPTWYDQPFAGQYKQHCYYEPAPGTCESVYMG
- a CDS encoding globin-coupled sensor protein, producing the protein MFWKKRNLPAINLLNNPEVHLAIRDTDILSQLQLIDFSEKDLANLKQMESFMVPYIPGAVKNFYDSLMVNEKLVDIINKHSSRDRLEQTLVKHLEEWFTGVLNEQYIEKRKKIAKMHVHIQLETKSYLGACYQLQNSLVEKILLTQLPIEPQIQFVSSLNKIISYEQQLVVEAYDQYAEEQAKEKEGEIKRAIKETLGNIVTNLEYQSSETTTSVEELVGTTKEVETEVAKSIETSNKAIEKAETGKQIIKTLTSHSQEIYGKTNSMSGLIDKLNQSSQEILNVVKIVKDIAIKTNLLALNSAIEAARAGEYGKGFAVVAEEVRRLAEQTKNSVEQIDLLIGVSNDAQLEVVKSIEDVQRLANIGLKESDQTALSLASISIMIQEVAADAEIVGKDINDLTFAVESIGAASIQILESTKLLDETIQKI